One segment of Pleomorphomonas sp. PLEO DNA contains the following:
- the metG gene encoding methionine--tRNA ligase codes for MKPTFYITTAISYPNGAPHIGHAYEAMATDVMARFMRLDGYDVRFLTGTDEHGIKMLQTARKEGITARELADRNSARFLEMASLLNLSNDDFIRTSEERHRVACQAIWKAMEANGDIYLNKYAGWYSVRDEAYYGEEEIIVSDEGIRFGPQGTPVEWVEEESYFFRLSAYQEKLLKLYEDQPDFIGPDERRNEVMSFVKGGLKDLSISRTTFDWGIPVPGNDKHVMYVWVDALTNYITALGYPNTDSELFQKFWPALHIIGKDIVRFHTVYWPAFLMSAGVPLPKRVYAHGFLFNRGEKMSKSVGNVVGPQEMVDAYGLDPVRYFFLREVSFGQDGNYSHEAIVGRMNADLANNLGNLAQRSLSMIAKNLGGVLPAPGPLTDADKAILQSVYSLLPTCREAIHGQQIHQALNAIWAVLGEANRYFDGEAPWTVRKTDEARFATIMWVTAELLRNVAILIQPVMPTSMEKLLDLLAVAADRRAFDSLGEGGALSGDVALPAPVGIFPRYVEKTAD; via the coding sequence ATGAAACCGACGTTCTACATCACAACCGCGATCAGCTACCCCAACGGGGCTCCTCACATCGGTCATGCTTACGAAGCGATGGCGACTGACGTGATGGCGCGGTTCATGCGGCTCGACGGCTATGATGTCCGCTTCCTGACGGGCACGGATGAACACGGCATCAAGATGCTGCAGACGGCGCGCAAGGAGGGCATCACCGCCCGCGAGCTCGCCGATCGCAACTCGGCCCGTTTTCTGGAGATGGCCAGCCTCCTGAATCTCTCCAACGACGACTTCATCCGCACCAGCGAAGAGCGTCATCGCGTTGCCTGCCAGGCGATCTGGAAGGCGATGGAGGCCAACGGCGACATCTATCTCAATAAATATGCCGGCTGGTATTCGGTGCGCGACGAGGCCTACTACGGCGAAGAAGAGATCATCGTCTCCGATGAAGGCATCCGCTTCGGCCCGCAGGGCACGCCCGTCGAATGGGTGGAGGAGGAGAGCTATTTCTTCCGTTTGAGTGCCTATCAGGAAAAGCTCCTGAAGCTTTATGAGGATCAGCCCGATTTCATCGGCCCGGATGAACGGCGAAACGAGGTGATGAGCTTCGTCAAGGGTGGGCTAAAGGACCTCTCCATCTCCCGCACCACCTTCGACTGGGGTATCCCGGTGCCGGGCAATGACAAGCACGTCATGTATGTCTGGGTCGACGCCCTCACCAACTACATCACGGCGCTGGGTTACCCCAACACCGACAGCGAGCTGTTCCAGAAGTTCTGGCCGGCCCTGCACATCATCGGCAAGGACATCGTCCGCTTCCATACCGTCTATTGGCCGGCTTTCCTGATGAGCGCTGGCGTACCGTTGCCGAAGCGTGTTTACGCCCACGGTTTCTTGTTCAACCGCGGCGAGAAGATGTCGAAGTCGGTCGGCAATGTCGTCGGCCCGCAGGAGATGGTCGATGCCTACGGCCTCGACCCAGTGCGTTACTTTTTCCTGCGCGAGGTCTCCTTCGGCCAGGATGGCAACTACAGCCACGAGGCGATTGTCGGACGCATGAACGCCGACCTTGCCAACAATCTTGGCAACCTCGCACAACGCTCGCTGTCGATGATCGCCAAGAACCTTGGCGGCGTGCTGCCGGCGCCGGGGCCGCTGACCGACGCCGATAAGGCTATCCTTCAGAGCGTCTATAGTCTGTTGCCGACCTGCCGCGAGGCGATCCACGGCCAGCAGATCCATCAGGCACTCAACGCCATCTGGGCGGTGCTCGGTGAGGCCAACCGCTATTTCGATGGCGAAGCGCCCTGGACGGTCCGCAAGACCGATGAGGCACGCTTTGCCACCATCATGTGGGTGACCGCCGAGTTGCTTCGCAACGTCGCCATCTTGATCCAGCCGGTGATGCCGACGTCCATGGAGAAGCTGCTCGATCTGCTGGCGGTGGCGGCGGATCGACGCGCCTTCGACAGTTTGGGCGAGGGTGGGGCACTTTCCGGCGATGTCGCTCTGCCGGCACCTGTCGGCATTTTCCCGCGCTACGTGGAAAAGACGGCCGACTAA
- a CDS encoding allantoate amidohydrolase → MRTPTQLGIRAEAMLAELAAFTDGDGNLTRLYLSPAHRAAADRVASWMRDVGLDVGFDALGTVRGRLKPTAPGRAGNRRLLIGSHIDTVVNAGRYDGMLGVVAGILAIEEILARHVELPFGIDVLAFGEEEGVRFPSTLVSSSAVAGSLLPSDLDARDADGVVLRDALIAFGGNPDAVTSAAYAAEETLAYLEVHIEQGPVLEAAGLPLGVVTSIAGQSRFFVSVMGEAGHAGTVPMALRRDALAASAEMMLTIEEVARAGYAHQMVATVGRLAAKPGAVNVIPAEVVFTLDIRADADAPRLAAIAELEKRFQAIAIKRGVSVTLDKFYESPTTPCAPRLQEAFAGAVLDLGLAERRLASGAGHDGHAMHHLTDVGMLFVRCRGGISHNPAEFATVDDMGLAVEALIKAVERLAADAVSSGDST, encoded by the coding sequence GTGAGGACGCCGACGCAACTTGGCATTCGCGCTGAAGCCATGCTCGCCGAACTCGCCGCCTTTACCGACGGTGACGGCAATCTCACGCGCCTCTATCTCTCGCCGGCTCATCGCGCGGCGGCGGACCGTGTTGCCTCGTGGATGCGGGATGTCGGCCTTGATGTCGGGTTCGACGCGCTTGGCACCGTGCGCGGCCGCCTGAAGCCGACCGCTCCCGGGAGGGCGGGCAACCGCCGCCTGCTGATCGGTTCGCACATTGACACAGTGGTGAACGCCGGCCGCTACGACGGCATGCTGGGCGTGGTTGCCGGCATCCTGGCGATCGAGGAAATTCTGGCGCGGCATGTCGAACTGCCGTTCGGGATCGACGTGCTGGCCTTCGGGGAGGAGGAGGGCGTTCGCTTTCCCTCGACGCTCGTGTCCAGCTCGGCTGTCGCCGGTAGCCTCCTGCCATCCGATCTTGACGCGCGCGACGCCGATGGCGTGGTGTTGCGAGACGCTTTGATCGCCTTTGGAGGCAACCCCGACGCGGTCACGTCCGCCGCCTATGCTGCTGAGGAAACGCTCGCCTATCTTGAAGTCCATATCGAGCAGGGGCCTGTGCTTGAAGCCGCCGGGCTTCCGCTCGGCGTGGTCACCTCCATTGCTGGGCAATCGCGTTTCTTCGTCAGCGTCATGGGTGAAGCGGGCCATGCCGGCACCGTTCCAATGGCGTTGCGCCGGGATGCGCTCGCGGCGAGCGCCGAGATGATGCTGACCATCGAGGAAGTAGCCCGTGCCGGCTATGCCCACCAAATGGTCGCTACCGTCGGCCGTCTTGCGGCGAAGCCCGGCGCCGTCAACGTTATTCCGGCCGAAGTTGTCTTCACGCTGGATATCCGGGCTGACGCCGATGCGCCGCGTTTGGCCGCCATTGCCGAACTCGAAAAGCGTTTTCAGGCGATCGCGATCAAGCGTGGGGTCTCGGTAACCCTAGATAAGTTTTACGAGAGCCCAACCACACCTTGCGCCCCGCGCCTGCAGGAGGCCTTCGCCGGCGCCGTTCTCGATCTCGGACTTGCTGAGCGGCGACTCGCCTCGGGTGCCGGCCATGACGGCCACGCCATGCACCATCTCACCGATGTCGGCATGCTGTTCGTGCGCTGCCGCGGTGGTATCAGCCACAACCCGGCTGAATTTGCGACCGTTGACGACATGGGCCTTGCCGTGGAAGCCTTGATCAAGGCCGTAGAACGGCTGGCGGCAGACGCCGTATCTTCAGGGGACTCGACATGA
- a CDS encoding LLM class flavin-dependent oxidoreductase has translation MEFGIDSFVSTTWTPASQTGDAERMARLLEEIETAEAAGLDVFAIGEHHREEYLASSPATILAAAAARTKNIRLASAVTVLSSDDPVRVFQQFATLDLISNGRAEIMVGRGSFIESYPLFGYDLRNYDELFTEKLDLLLTIRDNINVTWSGKHRAALTGQGVYPRPVQNPLPVYIGVGGTPASFARAGLMGLPLVVAIIGGEPHRFRPLIDLYRKAGAEAGHSPEKLRVGVHAVGFLADTTEEAADVYWPGYERTFSKIGRERGWGPTTRAQYDALRGPTGALMIGSPDEIIAKVHHVNESLGGIDRITLLLQGAELPHDVALHSIELLGNKVKPAVNGGTA, from the coding sequence ATGGAATTCGGTATCGACAGCTTCGTTTCGACCACCTGGACCCCAGCCAGTCAAACTGGCGATGCCGAGCGCATGGCGCGGCTCCTTGAGGAAATCGAAACCGCAGAGGCTGCCGGACTCGACGTTTTCGCGATCGGCGAACATCACCGCGAGGAATACCTTGCCTCATCGCCGGCGACTATTCTGGCCGCCGCTGCTGCTCGCACGAAAAACATTCGCCTCGCCAGCGCCGTGACCGTGCTCAGTTCCGACGATCCGGTGCGGGTGTTCCAGCAGTTCGCCACATTGGATCTGATTTCGAACGGCCGCGCTGAAATCATGGTTGGGCGCGGCTCATTCATCGAATCCTATCCCCTGTTTGGCTACGACCTCCGGAATTACGACGAACTGTTCACCGAGAAGCTCGACCTGCTGCTGACCATCCGCGACAACATCAATGTCACCTGGTCAGGTAAGCATCGCGCGGCGCTTACTGGGCAAGGCGTCTATCCGAGGCCCGTCCAGAACCCATTGCCGGTCTATATCGGCGTCGGCGGCACGCCAGCTTCCTTCGCCCGCGCCGGCCTGATGGGCCTGCCTCTGGTGGTCGCCATTATCGGCGGCGAACCGCACCGATTCCGGCCGCTGATAGACCTGTATCGGAAGGCGGGCGCCGAAGCCGGCCATTCCCCGGAAAAGCTCAGGGTCGGCGTTCACGCGGTTGGTTTCCTCGCGGACACAACCGAAGAAGCTGCCGATGTCTACTGGCCCGGCTACGAGCGCACCTTCTCGAAGATCGGCCGCGAGCGCGGCTGGGGCCCCACAACGCGCGCCCAGTATGACGCTTTGCGCGGGCCGACCGGCGCACTGATGATCGGCAGCCCGGATGAGATCATCGCCAAGGTGCACCACGTCAATGAATCGCTCGGCGGCATCGATCGGATTACCCTGCTGCTTCAAGGGGCAGAATTACCGCATGACGTGGCTCTCCACTCCATCGAACTGCTTGGCAACAAGGTAAAGCCGGCAGTCAATGGCGGCACTGCCTGA
- the nrdR gene encoding transcriptional regulator NrdR: protein MRCPYCGNDDSQVKDSRPTEDGTAIRRRRVCIACGGRFTTFERVQLRELTVIKRSGRRVPFDRDKLMRSVQIALRKRPVESERVERMVNGIVRQLESMGESEIEAGLIGRLVMEGLKTLDDVAYVRFASVYRDFREAKDFESVLGELNADSE, encoded by the coding sequence ATGCGGTGTCCTTATTGCGGCAATGACGATAGCCAGGTGAAGGACAGCCGCCCGACCGAAGACGGAACCGCCATTCGTCGTCGTCGTGTCTGCATCGCTTGTGGCGGTCGCTTTACCACCTTCGAGCGAGTTCAGCTCCGCGAGCTGACCGTCATCAAGCGCTCCGGACGGCGAGTGCCCTTTGACCGTGACAAACTGATGCGTTCGGTGCAGATCGCTCTCCGTAAGCGCCCGGTCGAAAGCGAACGGGTCGAGCGGATGGTCAACGGTATCGTTCGCCAGCTTGAGAGCATGGGCGAGAGCGAGATCGAAGCCGGGCTGATCGGACGATTGGTCATGGAGGGCTTGAAGACGCTCGACGACGTCGCCTATGTGCGCTTTGCCTCCGTCTACCGCGATTTCCGCGAGGCCAAGGATTTCGAGAGCGTGCTCGGCGAACTCAACGCCGACAGTGAGTGA
- the ribD gene encoding bifunctional diaminohydroxyphosphoribosylaminopyrimidine deaminase/5-amino-6-(5-phosphoribosylamino)uracil reductase RibD: MTVARGQPTELDRRFMAAAIALGWRNSGVARPNPSVGAILVHKGADGFEVVARAVSPPGGRPHAEALVLAAAGSRARGATLYVTLEPCFNGGPAPSCVTALVNAGVAHVVVGIEDPDPRYSGRSLAILERNGIRVTCGVHGAQAALLHAGHIARSRLDRPHVHLRLMLSSDGCVERTGEGTRPIASAAARAHGFGLRILHDAVMVGSGTIIADNPRLTARLPGCEARSPVRVVIDAEARTPVDSNVVGLARTSPTWIFVAPDAPEDRVKALFQRGVLVLTAEREASGRIDLADVLFQMGGLGICSVLAEGGARLSRSLLEAGMVDEATVIVSGEADGGEVPDLPLTGLSDAGAFRIVAGRSFGEDRLLHLARIDGRTSIHDIRLPVRPIRRPIAEPL, encoded by the coding sequence ATGACGGTGGCCCGCGGCCAGCCGACCGAGCTCGATCGTCGTTTCATGGCCGCCGCCATTGCCCTCGGCTGGCGCAATTCCGGTGTCGCCCGGCCAAACCCCTCCGTCGGCGCCATATTGGTGCACAAGGGAGCGGATGGGTTTGAAGTGGTTGCTCGGGCCGTCTCGCCCCCAGGTGGCAGGCCGCACGCCGAGGCGCTGGTACTGGCGGCTGCCGGCAGCCGGGCTCGTGGCGCGACGCTTTATGTTACGCTTGAACCTTGTTTCAACGGCGGGCCGGCGCCATCCTGCGTCACCGCGCTGGTCAATGCTGGTGTCGCCCATGTCGTCGTCGGTATCGAGGATCCAGATCCTCGATACTCCGGCCGCAGCCTCGCCATTCTCGAGCGCAATGGCATCAGGGTGACGTGCGGCGTGCATGGGGCCCAAGCGGCTCTACTGCATGCCGGACACATCGCCCGTTCTCGCCTCGATCGTCCGCATGTCCATTTGCGCCTGATGCTCAGTTCCGATGGTTGCGTCGAGCGCACCGGCGAGGGCACCAGGCCGATCGCTTCCGCCGCTGCCCGTGCCCATGGCTTCGGCCTTCGCATCCTGCATGACGCCGTGATGGTTGGCAGCGGCACAATCATCGCCGACAATCCTCGTCTCACGGCTCGTTTGCCAGGCTGCGAAGCTCGTTCGCCGGTGCGAGTGGTTATTGATGCCGAGGCCCGTACGCCGGTGGACTCCAACGTCGTGGGGCTGGCTCGCACATCGCCGACCTGGATCTTTGTGGCTCCCGACGCGCCGGAGGATCGGGTGAAAGCCTTGTTCCAACGTGGCGTATTGGTCCTGACGGCCGAACGCGAGGCGTCCGGTCGCATCGACCTTGCGGACGTCTTGTTTCAGATGGGCGGACTTGGGATCTGCTCGGTATTGGCCGAAGGCGGAGCTCGTCTGTCGCGCTCCTTGCTGGAAGCCGGCATGGTCGACGAGGCGACGGTCATCGTCTCAGGTGAGGCGGATGGCGGCGAAGTTCCGGACCTGCCTCTGACGGGGCTTTCCGACGCCGGGGCCTTTCGCATCGTCGCCGGCAGGTCGTTCGGAGAGGACCGTTTGTTGCACCTTGCCCGCATCGACGGTCGCACGTCGATCCATGACATTCGCCTGCCCGTAAGGCCTATCCGGAGACCTATTGCGGAACCACTGTGA
- a CDS encoding EF-hand domain-containing protein, whose product MSVSSLTSSSSSQSQLQALFAKVDTDKSGSVTAEELTTAANSTGSDALSSAVSNLVSTADADGDGALSGSEFESAFNQLSSDMQSTLMSVQENAGSGPSFSDLDTDGSDSLSLEEFSAGAPDELSSDTAALEQLYTAIDTDSNGSVSQDEFTTFAESMSSATTAASTDTTAAADSTSTAATSSATGTTASSSSSSSDSSSSKQVESENTVYNADGSSTTTITYSDGSTDKTTTKASPGSAAAQRNSEKEATPSAERNPAVNSAISAYEAVQSSGAETSASLDVAA is encoded by the coding sequence ATGAGTGTTTCCTCGTTAACCTCGTCCTCGTCTTCCCAGTCGCAGTTGCAGGCGCTGTTCGCCAAGGTCGACACCGATAAGAGCGGCAGCGTGACCGCTGAAGAATTAACGACCGCCGCAAACAGCACCGGATCAGACGCCCTGTCCTCCGCCGTATCGAATCTTGTGTCCACTGCCGACGCGGACGGCGACGGCGCTCTCTCGGGGTCGGAATTCGAGAGTGCGTTCAACCAACTGTCGAGCGACATGCAATCGACGTTGATGTCCGTTCAGGAGAACGCTGGCAGCGGTCCCTCCTTTTCCGACCTCGACACGGACGGCTCCGATAGCCTGAGCTTGGAGGAATTTTCCGCGGGTGCACCCGACGAACTCTCCTCCGATACCGCGGCGCTGGAGCAGCTCTACACGGCGATCGATACCGACAGTAATGGCTCGGTCAGCCAAGATGAGTTCACGACCTTCGCCGAGAGCATGTCATCGGCAACGACCGCTGCGTCGACCGACACCACCGCCGCGGCCGACAGTACGTCGACGGCGGCGACCAGCTCTGCGACCGGAACAACTGCAAGCAGCTCGTCTTCGTCCAGCGACAGCTCTTCGAGCAAGCAGGTCGAGAGCGAAAATACCGTCTACAATGCAGACGGCAGCTCGACGACGACCATCACTTATTCAGACGGCAGCACAGACAAGACAACAACAAAGGCCTCGCCCGGTTCTGCCGCAGCTCAGCGGAATAGCGAAAAAGAAGCCACGCCGTCCGCGGAACGCAATCCCGCTGTCAACTCGGCTATTTCAGCCTACGAGGCCGTACAGTCGTCGGGGGCTGAAACCAGCGCGAGCCTCGACGTCGCAGCCTGA
- a CDS encoding GNAT family N-acetyltransferase yields MPQSRRTRAPEIETDRLVLRGHRRDDFPALAAMWADPEVTRFISGRPATEHESWMRYLRYAGHWIVMGYGFWAVERKDTGSFIGEIGFSDFKRPIDLPVRGLPEAGWAFVHSAHGKGYASEALAGCLAWADRAARFPLTTCIIEPQNAPSIRLAERAGYAQAAVITGTDGAPIGLYERSRPKSK; encoded by the coding sequence ATGCCACAGAGCCGAAGGACACGGGCGCCGGAGATCGAAACCGACCGACTTGTTCTGAGAGGACACCGGCGCGACGACTTTCCGGCGCTTGCGGCTATGTGGGCCGATCCGGAAGTGACGCGCTTCATCTCCGGCCGGCCAGCGACCGAGCATGAGAGCTGGATGCGCTATTTGCGTTATGCCGGCCACTGGATCGTCATGGGTTATGGCTTTTGGGCGGTGGAGCGGAAAGATACCGGCTCGTTCATCGGTGAAATCGGCTTCTCCGATTTCAAACGGCCAATCGATTTGCCGGTTCGGGGGCTACCGGAAGCCGGCTGGGCTTTCGTGCATTCGGCCCATGGCAAGGGATATGCCAGCGAGGCGCTCGCCGGCTGCCTTGCCTGGGCCGACCGAGCCGCGCGCTTTCCGCTGACGACCTGCATCATCGAGCCCCAAAACGCACCGTCGATCCGACTGGCCGAGCGGGCCGGCTACGCCCAGGCGGCCGTCATCACGGGCACCGACGGCGCACCGATCGGCCTTTATGAGCGCTCGCGGCCCAAAAGCAAATAA
- the wrbA gene encoding NAD(P)H:quinone oxidoreductase type IV — translation MAKVLVLYYSAYGHIETMATAVAEGARSAGATVDVKRVPELVPEDVAKASYFKIDQAAPIAKPDELADYDAIIIGAGTRYGTVASQMRNFLDQTGALWFQGKLVGKVASAFTSSATQHGGQESTILGLIPTFLHHGMVYVGLPYAFQGQMGVEAVKGGSPYGASTITDGDGSRQPSEIELEAARYQGAHVAKIAGKLFG, via the coding sequence ATGGCCAAGGTCCTTGTACTCTACTATTCCGCATACGGACATATCGAGACGATGGCCACTGCCGTCGCCGAGGGCGCCCGCTCTGCTGGCGCCACGGTTGATGTGAAGCGCGTGCCGGAGCTGGTGCCCGAAGATGTCGCCAAGGCGTCCTACTTCAAGATCGATCAGGCGGCACCGATTGCCAAGCCCGACGAACTCGCCGATTACGATGCGATCATCATTGGTGCCGGGACGCGGTACGGCACCGTCGCTTCGCAGATGCGCAACTTCCTCGACCAGACCGGCGCTCTCTGGTTCCAGGGTAAGCTCGTCGGCAAGGTCGCCTCGGCCTTCACCTCGTCGGCCACTCAGCATGGCGGCCAGGAGTCGACCATTCTCGGCCTGATCCCGACTTTCCTGCATCACGGCATGGTCTATGTCGGACTTCCCTATGCCTTCCAGGGGCAGATGGGCGTTGAGGCCGTCAAGGGCGGTTCGCCCTACGGCGCATCGACCATCACCGATGGCGATGGTTCGCGCCAGCCGTCCGAGATCGAACTGGAGGCGGCTCGCTATCAGGGCGCCCACGTCGCAAAGATCGCCGGCAAACTGTTCGGCTGA
- the uraD gene encoding 2-oxo-4-hydroxy-4-carboxy-5-ureidoimidazoline decarboxylase — translation MTLPMTVQDVNSLGAKAFMATFGDVAEHSPWVAEAAEEMRPFQNRDAIVAAFEQTLRAAGRAAKLALIRAHPDLATKAKSIADDSRREQAGAGLDALSPEEFARFETLNKTYRERFGFPFIFAVRGATKADILASFEERLDNSPEAEFERALDEIARIFRFRIEDRVAS, via the coding sequence ATGACCCTTCCGATGACTGTCCAGGATGTGAACAGCCTGGGCGCCAAGGCCTTTATGGCCACCTTCGGCGACGTTGCCGAGCATTCTCCCTGGGTGGCCGAGGCCGCCGAGGAGATGCGCCCCTTCCAAAATCGCGATGCTATCGTCGCCGCCTTTGAGCAGACGCTGCGTGCCGCCGGCCGCGCGGCCAAGCTCGCGTTGATCCGCGCCCATCCCGATCTCGCCACCAAGGCAAAGTCCATCGCCGATGATTCACGCCGCGAGCAGGCTGGCGCCGGGCTCGACGCTCTGTCGCCCGAGGAGTTTGCCCGCTTCGAGACGCTCAACAAGACTTATCGCGAGCGTTTCGGCTTTCCGTTCATTTTCGCGGTGCGAGGGGCGACAAAGGCCGACATTCTCGCTTCCTTCGAGGAGCGGCTCGACAACAGCCCTGAAGCGGAATTCGAGCGCGCGCTCGACGAGATCGCTCGTATCTTCCGTTTCAGGATCGAGGATCGGGTTGCATCGTGA
- a CDS encoding NAD(P)/FAD-dependent oxidoreductase produces MAHYDVVIVGGAVTGSSAAYHLASNPDFSGKVLVLEKDPSYRKCASALSAASIRQQFSTAVNIKISLYGIEFIRNIGDILDVDGDRPDIGFHEDGYLFLATDAGRETLVENHKLQVELGADIAFLEPGDLTATFPWLSVDDVSAGCFGRSGEGWFDGYGMMQAFRKKARSLGIDYRPARAAAIEVESGKAIGVRLEDGEVINAGTVINASGADGRKLAATAGIDIPIEVKKRMIFTFKSEDRIERCPLLIDPNGTYVRGDSDGFICGWAPSGEDDPEVEDDFDVDWNLFEDHIWPTIATRVPAFERIKPGAAWAGYYDMCAHDDNVLLGAMPEVPNFLLANGFSGHGLQQAPAVGRGLSELIVYGGYRSLDLADLSPARVRDGRKVREKNIV; encoded by the coding sequence ATGGCTCACTATGATGTCGTGATCGTCGGCGGCGCCGTGACGGGGTCGTCGGCAGCCTATCATTTGGCCTCCAATCCCGATTTCTCCGGCAAGGTGCTGGTGCTGGAGAAGGATCCCTCCTACCGCAAATGCGCATCGGCCCTTTCAGCAGCATCGATCCGGCAGCAGTTCTCCACTGCGGTTAACATTAAGATATCCCTATATGGAATTGAATTCATTAGGAATATAGGCGATATTCTCGACGTGGATGGTGACAGGCCCGACATCGGCTTCCACGAGGACGGGTATCTCTTTCTCGCCACTGACGCGGGGCGCGAAACACTCGTCGAGAACCACAAGTTACAGGTCGAACTCGGCGCCGACATCGCTTTCCTGGAACCGGGTGATCTGACCGCCACTTTTCCTTGGCTCAGCGTTGACGATGTCTCGGCCGGTTGTTTCGGCCGCAGCGGCGAGGGGTGGTTCGACGGCTATGGCATGATGCAGGCCTTCCGCAAGAAGGCGCGTTCGCTGGGCATCGACTATCGGCCGGCTCGTGCCGCTGCCATCGAGGTGGAAAGTGGCAAGGCAATTGGCGTTCGTCTCGAAGACGGCGAGGTGATCAATGCCGGCACGGTGATCAATGCCTCCGGTGCCGACGGGCGCAAGCTCGCCGCCACGGCTGGCATCGACATTCCAATCGAGGTGAAGAAGCGGATGATCTTCACCTTCAAGTCCGAGGATCGGATCGAGCGTTGTCCGCTGCTGATCGACCCCAACGGCACCTATGTACGCGGCGACAGTGACGGCTTCATCTGCGGCTGGGCACCTTCGGGTGAGGACGATCCGGAAGTCGAAGACGATTTCGATGTCGACTGGAACCTGTTCGAGGACCATATCTGGCCGACCATTGCCACGCGGGTTCCCGCTTTCGAACGCATCAAGCCGGGGGCGGCCTGGGCTGGCTATTACGACATGTGCGCCCACGACGACAACGTGCTGCTCGGTGCGATGCCCGAGGTACCTAACTTTTTGCTGGCCAATGGCTTCTCTGGCCACGGCTTGCAGCAGGCGCCCGCCGTCGGTCGCGGTCTGTCCGAACTCATCGTCTACGGTGGCTACCGCAGCCTCGATCTTGCGGACTTGTCGCCCGCCCGCGTGCGCGATGGACGCAAGGTCAGGGAAAAGAACATCGTCTGA
- a CDS encoding ArgE/DapE family deacylase has translation MKAIIEAAFAAEVDFLKALVKVPSDNPPGDCAPIAETAASRLEALGFRVERHPVPEPFVRQNGMRSVTNLIVRHVFGAGKGPVIALNSHGDVVPPGSGWTMQPYGAEEKNGAVYGRGAAVSKSDFATYAFALKALIDSGLPLDGTVELHLTFDEEAGGFVGPAWLIEQGLSKPDYAISAGFSYAITTAHNGVLHMEIIVRGKQAHAAMPETGIDALEHAVPILKALYDERHRLGGAVSALKGIGSPKLTVGLISGGINTNVVPDRVALRLDRRLIPEEVGTEVEEKLMALISAATPKLEGLEVECRRIMLAEPLRELPGADRLVAAISSHAKEVLGVAVEPTGVPLYTDARHYSAAGIPTVLYGAGPRSILEANAHAADEHVQLSDLKAATEVIALTLKDLLAV, from the coding sequence ATGAAAGCCATTATCGAAGCCGCTTTTGCCGCCGAGGTCGACTTCCTGAAAGCCTTGGTGAAAGTGCCAAGCGACAATCCGCCCGGCGATTGTGCACCCATCGCCGAAACGGCCGCCAGCCGCCTCGAAGCGCTCGGTTTTCGCGTCGAACGCCATCCGGTTCCCGAGCCTTTCGTTCGTCAGAATGGCATGCGCTCGGTGACCAACCTGATCGTCCGCCATGTGTTCGGGGCGGGGAAGGGGCCGGTGATCGCTCTCAACTCTCACGGCGATGTGGTCCCACCAGGCTCCGGATGGACGATGCAGCCTTATGGAGCGGAGGAAAAGAACGGCGCTGTCTATGGCCGTGGCGCCGCCGTATCGAAGTCGGATTTCGCCACCTATGCCTTTGCGTTGAAAGCGCTAATCGATTCGGGACTTCCTCTTGACGGGACCGTGGAACTGCACCTCACCTTCGACGAAGAGGCTGGCGGATTCGTCGGTCCTGCCTGGTTGATCGAACAGGGGCTGTCGAAGCCTGATTATGCGATTTCCGCCGGTTTCTCCTATGCCATCACGACCGCGCACAACGGCGTCCTGCACATGGAGATCATCGTGCGCGGAAAACAGGCGCACGCCGCGATGCCCGAGACCGGCATTGATGCATTGGAGCACGCCGTCCCGATTTTGAAGGCGCTCTACGACGAGCGGCACCGCCTCGGAGGGGCTGTCTCAGCACTGAAGGGCATCGGCTCGCCCAAGCTTACCGTCGGACTGATCTCCGGTGGTATCAACACCAACGTTGTGCCTGACCGCGTTGCGCTGCGTCTCGATCGCCGTCTTATCCCCGAGGAAGTCGGCACAGAGGTCGAGGAAAAGTTGATGGCGCTGATCAGTGCGGCCACACCCAAGCTAGAGGGGCTTGAAGTTGAGTGCCGGCGCATCATGCTGGCCGAGCCGCTACGTGAGCTGCCGGGCGCCGACCGGTTGGTCGCGGCCATATCGAGCCATGCCAAGGAAGTGCTCGGTGTCGCTGTCGAACCGACTGGCGTGCCGCTTTACACCGATGCTCGCCATTATTCGGCGGCCGGTATTCCAACGGTTCTCTACGGCGCCGGCCCTCGCTCCATCCTTGAGGCCAACGCGCACGCGGCCGATGAGCACGTTCAGCTATCGGACCTCAAGGCCGCGACAGAGGTGATTGCATTGACGCTGAAGGATTTGCTGGCGGTTTGA